The Candidatus Eisenbacteria bacterium genome has a segment encoding these proteins:
- a CDS encoding glycine C-acetyltransferase: MTATGGFQGNRRFEDQLGGELDALRSQGLYRKLRVLEGGQEAECTFDGRRVINLSSNNYLGLTTHPKLRAAALEFVQRLGVGSGSVRTIAGTMKDHMELERRLAAFKHTEACVVFQSGFTANAGTVSAVLGKDDLIISDSLNHASIIDGCRLSKAPIKVFPHKDVEAAKQILEEHRHHPGRKLLITDGVFSMDGDIGALPELCELARHYDCIMMVDDAHASGVLGRNGRGTVDHFDLHGRVDIQVGTLSKAVGALGGYVAGSKRLIEYLYHRARPFLFSTSHPPAVVGACLAALDVLENEPRLIETLWDNTRYFKAGLKRLGFDTGLSETPITPVIAGDTELGMRLSDELFAEGVFAQGIGFPTVARDKARVRTIVTATHTREQLDRALAAFEKVGRKLGLIA, translated from the coding sequence ATGACCGCCACCGGCGGATTCCAGGGCAATCGCCGGTTCGAAGACCAGCTGGGCGGCGAACTGGATGCGCTCAGATCCCAGGGGCTGTACCGGAAGCTGCGGGTGCTGGAGGGCGGGCAGGAGGCCGAATGCACCTTCGACGGCCGCCGCGTGATCAACCTCTCCTCCAACAACTACCTCGGGCTCACCACGCACCCGAAGCTGCGCGCGGCGGCGCTGGAGTTCGTGCAGCGGCTGGGGGTGGGCTCCGGCTCGGTGCGCACCATCGCCGGAACCATGAAGGACCACATGGAGCTGGAGCGCCGCCTCGCGGCGTTCAAGCACACCGAGGCCTGCGTGGTGTTCCAGTCGGGTTTCACCGCCAACGCCGGCACGGTCTCCGCGGTGCTGGGCAAGGACGACCTGATCATCAGCGACTCGCTCAACCACGCCAGCATCATTGACGGCTGCCGGCTGAGCAAGGCGCCGATCAAGGTCTTCCCCCACAAGGACGTGGAGGCCGCCAAGCAGATCCTCGAGGAGCACCGCCACCACCCGGGGCGCAAGCTGCTGATCACCGACGGGGTGTTCTCCATGGACGGCGACATCGGCGCGCTGCCGGAGCTGTGCGAGCTGGCGAGGCACTACGATTGCATCATGATGGTGGATGACGCCCACGCCAGCGGCGTGCTGGGCCGCAACGGGCGCGGCACCGTGGACCACTTCGACCTGCACGGCAGAGTGGACATCCAGGTGGGCACGCTGTCCAAGGCGGTGGGCGCGCTGGGGGGCTACGTGGCGGGCTCGAAGCGGCTGATCGAGTACCTGTACCACCGTGCGCGGCCCTTCCTGTTCTCCACCTCCCACCCGCCGGCGGTGGTGGGCGCGTGCCTGGCGGCGCTCGACGTGCTGGAGAACGAGCCCCGGCTCATCGAGACGCTGTGGGACAACACGCGCTACTTCAAGGCCGGCCTGAAGCGGCTGGGATTCGACACCGGGCTGAGCGAGACCCCCATCACGCCGGTGATCGCCGGGGACACCGAGCTGGGCATGCGCCTCTCGGACGAACTGTTCGCCGAGGGAGTGTTCGCGCAGGGCATCGGCTTCCCCACCGTGGCCCGGGACAAGGCCCGGGTGCGGACCATCGTGACCGCCACGCACACCAGGGAGCAGCTCGACCGCGCGCTGGCGGCGTTCGAGAAAGTGGGACGGAAGCTGGGGCTGATCGCGTAG